A genomic window from Candidatus Limnocylindria bacterium includes:
- a CDS encoding TIGR03842 family LLM class F420-dependent oxidoreductase, whose protein sequence is MEFGFTLKPDVTLERAVSLARLAEQSGFTYGWLFDSHVLWKEPYVLLTLMAQNTERMRLGTCVTNPATREPSVTASTLAVLQLLSKGRMDLGIGRGDSARRVLGKAPTTLASLEEATKVIRDLCEGREVTYEGTKLRLDWVENYRLPVWIAGYGPKALELTGRVADGAIIQLADPSLVGWCVGLLQQGARDAGRDPNSVAVMAAAPAHLGDRKRALDAVRWFPALVSNHVVDLVKRYGEQGLPAELTAYVRGRPGYDYQHHAESGSSNAAFVDDESVERFCVIGDTKAHIAKLRKLAAVGVKQFNIYLMSGDEEEILATYGREIIPALRDVAPTLTA, encoded by the coding sequence ATGGAGTTCGGGTTCACCCTGAAGCCGGACGTCACGCTCGAGCGCGCGGTCAGCCTCGCGCGGCTCGCGGAGCAAAGCGGCTTCACCTACGGCTGGCTTTTCGACAGCCACGTGCTCTGGAAAGAGCCCTACGTGCTCCTCACGCTGATGGCGCAGAACACCGAGCGCATGCGGCTCGGGACGTGCGTCACGAACCCCGCGACGCGGGAGCCATCGGTCACCGCGAGCACCCTCGCCGTCCTCCAGCTCCTCTCCAAAGGCCGCATGGATCTCGGCATCGGCCGCGGCGACTCCGCGCGGCGCGTGCTGGGAAAGGCCCCGACGACGCTGGCGAGCCTCGAGGAGGCGACCAAGGTGATCCGCGACCTCTGCGAGGGCCGTGAGGTCACGTACGAGGGAACGAAGCTGCGTCTCGACTGGGTAGAGAACTACCGGCTGCCGGTGTGGATCGCCGGCTACGGACCCAAAGCGCTCGAGCTCACGGGGCGAGTCGCCGACGGCGCGATCATCCAGCTCGCCGACCCGAGCCTCGTGGGCTGGTGTGTGGGCCTCCTGCAACAAGGCGCGCGCGACGCGGGTCGCGACCCGAACTCGGTCGCCGTCATGGCCGCAGCGCCGGCGCACCTCGGTGACCGAAAACGCGCGCTCGACGCGGTCCGTTGGTTCCCCGCCCTCGTGAGCAATCACGTCGTCGATCTTGTGAAGCGATACGGCGAGCAGGGACTACCGGCGGAACTGACCGCATACGTTCGCGGCCGGCCTGGATACGACTACCAGCACCACGCTGAATCGGGGTCATCGAACGCGGCGTTCGTCGACGATGAGTCGGTGGAACGCTTCTGTGTCATCGGCGATACAAAAGCGCACATCGCGAAGCTCCGAAAGCTCGCCGCCGTCGGCGTGAAGCAGTTCAACATCTACCTCATGAGCGGCGACGAGGAGGAGATCCTCGCGACCTACGGCCGGGAAATAATCCCCGCTCTGAGGGATGTCGCGCCGACCCTCACGGCCTAG
- a CDS encoding CGNR zinc finger domain-containing protein: MRDIPRADHDFEFVGGSVALDFANTLGGMHTAPTHEHLVEYADLVEFGRSAGTLARPETRRLAEEAARQPARAAGVLRRAIALREAIWRVFDAFAKSERADPADFATIQGEELAALKHARFAQSGSDVADRWSDELLLDRPLWDIARSAVELLRSKSDLSRVRECGSDTCEWLFIDKSRNHSRRWCDMNDCGNVAKVRRFRARQRAPTTKASR; encoded by the coding sequence ATGCGAGACATTCCGAGAGCGGACCACGATTTCGAATTCGTGGGTGGCTCGGTCGCGCTCGACTTCGCGAACACCCTCGGCGGCATGCACACCGCACCGACCCACGAGCACCTCGTCGAGTACGCGGATCTCGTTGAGTTCGGTCGCAGCGCAGGGACGCTGGCGCGCCCCGAAACGCGGCGACTCGCCGAAGAGGCCGCCCGGCAGCCCGCACGGGCCGCTGGCGTGCTGCGCCGCGCGATCGCGCTGCGCGAGGCGATCTGGCGCGTCTTCGACGCCTTCGCGAAGAGCGAGCGCGCCGATCCTGCCGACTTCGCCACGATCCAGGGGGAAGAGCTCGCCGCGTTGAAGCACGCGCGCTTCGCGCAGAGCGGATCGGACGTCGCCGACCGATGGTCCGACGAGCTGTTGCTGGACCGACCGCTGTGGGACATCGCCCGCTCCGCAGTGGAGCTGCTTCGCTCGAAAAGCGATCTCTCCCGTGTTCGCGAGTGCGGTTCCGACACGTGCGAATGGCTCTTCATCGACAAGAGCCGCAATCACAGCCGTCGGTGGTGCGATATGAACGACTGCGGCAACGTTGCCAAGGTCCGTCGCTTCCGGGCGCGACAACGCGCGCCTACGACGAAGGCGTCTCGCTAG
- a CDS encoding TIGR03668 family PPOX class F420-dependent oxidoreductase — MPSLSAGARDLLSTARVGHLATSDQYARPHVVPIVFVWSDDVLYTPLDRKPKRDDDWHALRRVRNIETNGRVAVVIDRYDEDWSRLAWVMLEGVATILENGEERDKAAAQLLAKYAQYETLSLAGRPFVRMKIERASEWSSETPSS; from the coding sequence GTGCCTAGTCTCTCCGCCGGCGCGCGCGACCTCCTTTCGACCGCTCGCGTGGGGCATCTCGCCACCTCGGATCAATACGCGCGGCCGCACGTCGTGCCGATCGTGTTCGTCTGGAGCGACGACGTCCTGTACACACCACTCGATCGCAAGCCCAAGCGCGACGATGACTGGCACGCGCTGCGCCGCGTGCGGAACATCGAGACGAACGGCCGCGTCGCCGTGGTGATCGACCGCTACGACGAGGACTGGTCGCGACTCGCGTGGGTCATGCTCGAGGGCGTGGCGACGATCCTCGAGAACGGCGAGGAACGCGACAAGGCTGCGGCTCAGCTCCTCGCGAAGTATGCGCAGTACGAAACGCTGTCGCTGGCGGGACGGCCGTTCGTGCGCATGAAGATCGAGCGCGCGAGCGAGTGGTCTAGCGAGACGCCTTCGTCGTAG
- the fgd gene encoding glucose-6-phosphate dehydrogenase (coenzyme-F420): protein MLTLGWKASAEQFAPADLLRYGVLAEELGFDSVVVSDHFHPWRDTGGHAPFSWAWLGAIGAKTSRVRMGTSVVTPTFRYHPAIVAQAAATIALLFPDRFFLGVGSGESMNETPVLATEWPEPAERFRRLREAVKLMKLLWSEDYVTFDGKYFKTRAAKIFDKPKDGVKLYIAAAGPQTATYAGKEADGFICTSGKGDELYRETLLPAVETGAREAGRDPAKIERTIEMKVSFDTDRSRAMADTREWAALALPPEDKAGVEDPREMERRAEAAADKAHTRFIVSTDPDEHVEKIRRYVEWGFTHLVFHFPGKDQERAMRLYAREILPRLRA, encoded by the coding sequence ATGTTGACACTCGGCTGGAAAGCGTCCGCGGAGCAATTCGCGCCCGCCGATCTCCTACGGTACGGCGTGCTCGCGGAGGAGCTCGGCTTCGACAGCGTCGTCGTGAGCGACCACTTCCACCCGTGGCGCGATACCGGTGGCCACGCGCCCTTCTCGTGGGCCTGGCTCGGCGCGATCGGCGCGAAGACGTCGCGGGTGCGCATGGGCACCAGCGTGGTGACGCCGACGTTCCGCTACCACCCGGCCATCGTGGCGCAGGCCGCGGCCACGATCGCGCTGCTGTTCCCGGATCGCTTCTTCCTCGGCGTCGGATCCGGTGAGTCGATGAACGAGACGCCGGTCCTCGCGACCGAGTGGCCGGAGCCCGCGGAGCGCTTCCGACGCCTGCGTGAGGCGGTGAAGCTCATGAAGCTGCTGTGGTCGGAGGACTACGTTACGTTCGACGGCAAGTACTTCAAGACGCGCGCGGCGAAGATCTTCGACAAGCCGAAGGATGGCGTGAAGCTGTACATCGCCGCCGCCGGTCCGCAGACCGCGACCTACGCGGGCAAGGAGGCGGACGGCTTCATCTGCACCAGTGGGAAAGGCGACGAGCTCTATCGCGAGACGCTGCTGCCCGCGGTCGAGACCGGAGCGCGCGAGGCGGGACGCGACCCGGCGAAGATCGAGCGCACCATCGAGATGAAGGTCTCGTTCGATACGGACCGCAGCCGCGCCATGGCCGACACACGCGAGTGGGCCGCGCTCGCGTTACCACCCGAGGACAAGGCGGGGGTCGAGGATCCCCGCGAGATGGAGCGCCGCGCCGAGGCCGCGGCAGACAAGGCGCACACGCGCTTCATCGTTTCGACCGATCCCGACGAGCACGTCGAGAAGATCCGCCGCTACGTGGAGTGGGGCTTCACGCACCTGGTCTTCCACTTCCCCGGTAAGGATCAGGAGCGGGCGATGCGCCTCTACGCGCGCGAGATCCTTCCCCGCCTCCGTGCCTAG
- the cofE gene encoding coenzyme F420-0:L-glutamate ligase, translating into MARTSYEEVVTQLTVTAINGLPEILPGKELATLIRDAARAQREAIRDGDIVVIAQKIVSKSEGRIVHLADVVPGERAREMAAEAGKDARQIEVVLGECAKIVRWERGILICETHHGFVCANAGVDRSNAGAPDTVVLLPVDPDASATRLRDAFRAATGATVSVVVTDTFGRAWREGHTNVAIGIAGLPALKRYVGQRDPEGYELRVTEIAVADEIAAAAELVMGKLDRCPVALVRGFTLDEPAETAQEYVRPADRDLFR; encoded by the coding sequence ATGGCCCGCACATCCTATGAGGAAGTCGTGACGCAGCTCACCGTCACCGCGATCAACGGTCTGCCGGAGATCCTGCCCGGCAAAGAGCTCGCGACCCTGATCCGCGACGCCGCGCGCGCGCAGCGTGAAGCGATCCGCGACGGCGACATCGTGGTCATCGCGCAGAAGATCGTTTCGAAGAGCGAGGGCCGCATCGTGCATCTCGCCGACGTCGTGCCGGGCGAGCGTGCGCGCGAGATGGCCGCCGAGGCCGGCAAGGACGCGCGCCAGATCGAGGTCGTTCTCGGGGAGTGCGCGAAGATCGTGCGCTGGGAGCGCGGGATCCTGATCTGCGAGACGCACCACGGGTTCGTCTGCGCGAATGCCGGCGTCGATCGCTCGAACGCGGGGGCGCCGGACACGGTGGTGCTCTTGCCGGTGGATCCAGACGCGTCGGCGACGCGGCTGCGCGACGCATTCCGTGCGGCGACAGGGGCGACCGTTAGCGTCGTCGTGACCGACACCTTCGGGCGCGCGTGGCGCGAGGGTCACACCAACGTCGCGATCGGCATCGCCGGGCTTCCCGCCCTCAAACGCTACGTCGGCCAGCGCGATCCGGAGGGCTATGAGCTGCGCGTGACCGAGATCGCTGTCGCGGACGAGATCGCCGCGGCCGCGGAGCTCGTCATGGGCAAGCTGGACCGCTGCCCGGTCGCTCTGGTGCGCGGATTCACGCTCGACGAGCCCGCGGAGACGGCGCAGGAGTACGTTCGGCCCGCGGACCGCGACCTGTTCCGCTAG
- a CDS encoding TIGR03618 family F420-dependent PPOX class oxidoreductase: MKRELTVAERDFLHETRFAVLGTTNENGSAHLTVMWYVLEGDEIMFNTAAGRRKPDNLARDPRASLIVVDGYRFVRVDGTVRANDDQTVAQADIRKLALRYYQSEERARRGVDATWAKQHRITYRMPALRVYSSGF; this comes from the coding sequence GTGAAACGGGAACTGACAGTGGCCGAGCGCGATTTCCTTCATGAGACGCGCTTCGCGGTGCTCGGCACGACCAACGAGAACGGGTCCGCGCACCTCACGGTCATGTGGTACGTGCTCGAGGGTGACGAGATCATGTTCAACACCGCGGCCGGCCGGCGGAAGCCGGACAATCTCGCTCGCGATCCGCGTGCGTCGCTGATCGTCGTGGACGGCTACCGCTTCGTGCGCGTCGATGGCACGGTCCGCGCGAACGACGACCAGACGGTGGCGCAGGCGGACATCCGGAAGCTCGCGCTGCGTTACTACCAGAGCGAGGAGCGCGCGCGGCGGGGCGTGGACGCGACGTGGGCGAAGCAGCACCGGATCACGTACCGGATGCCCGCACTTCGCGTGTACAGCTCGGGGTTCTGA
- a CDS encoding amino acid transporter: MRDAATATPEQRWEPLTLEEVKRLFGTVAAPWWIAGGRALDMFLGHETRTHADIEVAVLRRDQKAFLEALRKWDVQIAHDGGLIPLKAGDVISKPEHHELWARETRDGPWRLELLLEESEGKRWSYRRNDRVGLNVADLGRRDAYGIEFIRPEVALLYKSASPRPVDETDFLYVLPRLDVAQRGWLCGALYTIDPTHRWLERMKLVTE; this comes from the coding sequence ATGCGGGACGCCGCGACGGCGACGCCCGAGCAGCGCTGGGAGCCTCTGACTCTCGAAGAGGTCAAGCGTCTCTTCGGGACGGTGGCGGCGCCGTGGTGGATCGCCGGCGGCCGGGCACTCGACATGTTCCTCGGGCACGAGACGCGCACGCACGCCGACATCGAGGTCGCGGTCCTCCGGCGTGACCAGAAAGCGTTCCTCGAGGCGCTCCGGAAGTGGGATGTGCAGATCGCGCATGACGGTGGGCTCATCCCGCTCAAGGCAGGCGATGTCATAAGCAAGCCGGAACATCACGAGCTCTGGGCGCGCGAGACACGTGACGGACCGTGGCGTTTGGAGCTGCTGCTCGAGGAGAGCGAGGGCAAGCGGTGGTCGTATCGGCGGAACGATCGCGTCGGACTCAACGTCGCGGATCTCGGACGACGCGATGCGTACGGCATCGAGTTCATACGGCCGGAGGTCGCGCTGCTGTACAAGTCCGCGTCACCGCGGCCTGTCGACGAGACCGACTTCCTCTACGTATTGCCGCGGCTCGACGTCGCGCAGCGCGGCTGGCTCTGCGGTGCGCTATACACGATCGATCCGACGCACCGCTGGCTCGAACGGATGAAGCTGGTCACGGAGTAA
- a CDS encoding zinc-ribbon domain containing protein has product MSFTDKTLTCKDCGQEFIWTSGEQEFYQARGLVNEPGRCSSCRAARRAGGSTGGYGAGQGSSGPREFFTATCSNCGNEARVPFQPRGDKPVYCSSCFEQVRPSASRRYA; this is encoded by the coding sequence ATGAGCTTCACCGACAAGACTCTGACCTGCAAAGACTGCGGTCAGGAATTCATCTGGACTTCTGGGGAACAGGAGTTCTACCAGGCCCGTGGCCTGGTCAACGAGCCAGGCCGATGCTCCAGCTGTCGCGCGGCACGCCGCGCAGGCGGTAGCACCGGCGGCTATGGCGCAGGCCAGGGCTCCAGTGGACCCCGTGAGTTCTTCACGGCCACCTGCAGCAACTGCGGCAACGAGGCGCGCGTGCCTTTCCAGCCGCGCGGCGACAAGCCCGTGTACTGCAGCTCCTGCTTCGAGCAGGTCCGGCCTTCAGCATCCCGTCGATACGCCTAA
- a CDS encoding GNAT family protein, whose product MFGPRIVGDNGIELRPPTLEDYKLFTGWQMQPEVTRFWGPRFTTETIATAEERLKRHLESHDSVSWSIAYQGETVGFTGIFDISWPSRDGETGIFIGRHDLYGKGIASEAIRLRMAFIWNEMGLHRAHNWIALANKGSWRANQKSGYSQIGTYPRSWFRSGEWFDEWLGEAFPGTFPSDRLPSPWRDEEHPK is encoded by the coding sequence ATGTTCGGACCGCGGATCGTCGGGGACAACGGCATCGAGCTTCGCCCGCCCACGCTCGAGGACTACAAGCTCTTCACCGGCTGGCAGATGCAGCCCGAGGTCACCCGCTTCTGGGGTCCGCGCTTCACGACGGAGACCATCGCCACCGCGGAGGAGCGGCTCAAGCGGCATCTCGAGAGCCATGACAGCGTCTCGTGGTCGATCGCCTACCAGGGCGAGACCGTCGGCTTCACCGGGATCTTCGACATCAGCTGGCCGAGCCGCGACGGCGAGACCGGGATCTTCATCGGACGCCACGATCTCTACGGCAAAGGCATCGCGAGCGAGGCGATCCGCCTGCGGATGGCGTTCATCTGGAACGAGATGGGCCTCCATCGCGCGCACAACTGGATCGCGCTCGCGAACAAGGGCAGCTGGCGCGCGAATCAGAAATCGGGTTATTCCCAGATCGGGACGTACCCGCGCTCGTGGTTCCGCTCGGGCGAATGGTTCGATGAATGGCTGGGGGAGGCCTTTCCGGGCACCTTTCCATCGGACAGGCTCCCGAGCCCATGGCGCGATGAAGAGCACCCGAAATGA
- a CDS encoding GNAT family protein translates to MALGGIIRGKRTALRTPTEDDLAAYSRWMADMRVRRAAGVWHQPAMPATWKERLKEQAKEQRGVLWSIETEGRLIGLARARVGGLESPPSANLQHFIIDPDEWRKGYGWDAALALHRYFFDYLDLKRSGTELRTDNVAALRIAEKLGYAEFGRGHQVHYRDGGYVDETWILMERATWDERFGKTEREYVPFGAAR, encoded by the coding sequence GTGGCACTCGGCGGGATCATCAGAGGCAAGCGCACCGCGCTGCGCACACCGACGGAGGACGACCTCGCGGCGTACTCGCGCTGGATGGCCGACATGCGCGTGCGGCGCGCGGCCGGGGTGTGGCATCAGCCGGCGATGCCAGCGACGTGGAAAGAACGCCTGAAGGAACAGGCGAAGGAACAGCGCGGCGTGCTCTGGTCGATCGAGACCGAGGGACGTCTCATCGGCCTGGCGCGGGCGCGCGTCGGCGGTCTCGAGTCACCGCCGTCCGCGAATCTCCAGCACTTCATCATCGATCCCGATGAGTGGCGCAAGGGGTACGGCTGGGACGCCGCCCTCGCGCTGCACCGGTACTTCTTCGACTACCTCGATCTGAAGCGCTCGGGCACCGAGCTGCGCACCGACAACGTCGCCGCGCTGCGGATCGCGGAGAAGCTCGGCTACGCCGAGTTCGGACGCGGCCATCAGGTCCACTACCGCGACGGCGGCTATGTCGACGAAACGTGGATCCTCATGGAGCGCGCGACGTGGGACGAGCGCTTCGGGAAGACCGAGCGCGAGTACGTTCCGTTCGGGGCCGCGCGCTGA
- a CDS encoding ATP-binding protein yields MPRSVAGRLFLSYLGVVAVGLLVAAITISGLFVRYENDVLRLRLQELSAPLLTAMQTGLRNGQQPREVIDALKEQAASADARLLVIANSRRVLVDSENSLVNQTLPPPTQGTFGQFIDSSDQWLFVQQAFRPATTGGNVNPAIIVVARPRAAFGDALRALLPSLLVAGVVAAGFALIVAGLLSRTITRPLRELVSGARRFAHGEYRTRVPVAGPGEVAELGGAFNEMAGEIERARDSEQAFLADISHELRTPLTSIQGFAQAIAEGEAAGDAAPSAAKIIQRESRRLIRMVEGLLEVAKLQAGGPELARERVEATALVTSAVAALEVQAHEAGVTLNVATDGLPAVRGDPDKLAQLFINLIDNAVKHSPHGSAVTVRGAREDGEAVVRVRDAGSGLPGGAQTRLFRRFYRGENAQRDGAGLGLAIAHAIATAHGGKITARNVDGGGAEFTVRLPAV; encoded by the coding sequence ATGCCGCGAAGTGTCGCGGGCCGGCTGTTCCTGTCGTATCTCGGTGTCGTCGCGGTCGGCCTGCTCGTCGCGGCCATCACGATCTCCGGCCTCTTCGTCCGCTACGAGAACGATGTGCTTCGCCTGCGGCTGCAGGAGCTGTCCGCGCCGCTTCTCACCGCGATGCAGACCGGGCTACGGAACGGGCAGCAGCCACGCGAGGTCATCGACGCCCTGAAGGAACAGGCCGCATCGGCGGATGCCCGGTTGCTCGTGATCGCGAACAGCCGGCGTGTGCTCGTCGATAGCGAGAACTCGCTCGTGAACCAAACGCTTCCGCCGCCGACGCAGGGGACGTTCGGCCAGTTCATCGACAGCAGCGACCAGTGGCTCTTCGTGCAGCAGGCATTCCGTCCGGCCACCACCGGCGGCAACGTCAACCCGGCGATCATCGTGGTGGCGCGACCGCGTGCGGCGTTCGGCGACGCGCTGCGCGCTCTGCTTCCGTCGCTGCTCGTGGCGGGCGTCGTCGCGGCGGGTTTCGCGCTGATCGTCGCGGGCCTCTTGTCGCGGACGATCACGCGACCGCTCCGCGAGCTCGTCAGCGGCGCACGGCGCTTCGCGCACGGCGAGTACCGCACGCGCGTTCCCGTCGCCGGCCCGGGCGAGGTGGCCGAGCTGGGCGGCGCGTTCAACGAGATGGCGGGCGAGATCGAGCGCGCGCGCGACAGCGAGCAAGCCTTCCTCGCTGACATCTCGCACGAGCTGCGCACGCCACTCACGTCGATCCAAGGTTTCGCGCAGGCGATCGCGGAGGGCGAGGCTGCGGGCGACGCCGCGCCGTCGGCCGCGAAGATCATCCAGCGCGAGTCGCGCCGGCTCATCCGCATGGTCGAGGGTCTCCTCGAGGTGGCGAAGCTCCAGGCCGGCGGCCCCGAGCTCGCGCGCGAGCGCGTCGAAGCGACGGCGCTCGTGACCAGCGCGGTCGCTGCGCTCGAGGTGCAGGCGCATGAGGCCGGCGTGACGCTGAACGTCGCGACCGACGGGCTGCCCGCGGTGCGCGGCGATCCTGACAAGCTGGCGCAGCTCTTCATCAACCTCATCGACAACGCGGTGAAGCACTCCCCGCATGGATCAGCGGTCACCGTGCGCGGAGCGCGGGAGGATGGCGAGGCCGTCGTGCGCGTGCGCGATGCGGGGTCCGGACTTCCGGGCGGCGCGCAGACGCGGCTCTTCCGCCGCTTCTATCGCGGCGAGAACGCGCAGCGCGACGGCGCGGGTCTCGGTCTCGCGATCGCGCACGCGATCGCTACCGCACACGGCGGCAAGATCACGGCGCGCAACGTCGATGGCGGCGGTGCGGAGTTCACGGTGCGTCTCCCCGCCGTCTAG
- a CDS encoding response regulator transcription factor, producing the protein MSGTARIVVVEDDASVAELVTLYLRNAGYIVEHAATGERARVLFDEVKPALVVLDLGLPDTDGIDLFNELRGRADTPVIALTARAEDAQRIAGLDAGMDDYLAKPFNPRELVSRVRAILRRASGMPGGGRVLRVGNVSVDPARHEVLVGERSVALRAKEFELLEAFCRQPGMVLTRDRLLEDVWGFAYPGETRTVDVHVKQLRDKLAGADAKIETVWGVGYKMVGPST; encoded by the coding sequence GTGAGCGGTACCGCGCGGATCGTCGTCGTCGAGGACGATGCGTCGGTCGCGGAGCTCGTCACGCTCTACCTGCGCAACGCGGGATACATCGTCGAGCACGCGGCCACCGGCGAGCGAGCGCGGGTGCTATTCGACGAGGTGAAGCCGGCGCTGGTCGTGCTCGACCTCGGACTGCCCGACACCGACGGCATCGATCTCTTCAACGAGCTTCGCGGCCGCGCCGACACGCCGGTGATCGCCCTCACCGCGCGTGCTGAGGACGCGCAGCGGATCGCCGGACTCGACGCGGGAATGGATGACTACCTCGCGAAGCCGTTCAATCCGCGCGAGCTCGTCTCTCGCGTACGCGCGATCCTCCGTCGCGCGTCGGGCATGCCCGGCGGTGGGCGCGTCCTGCGCGTCGGCAACGTCAGCGTCGATCCGGCGCGGCACGAAGTGCTCGTCGGCGAACGCTCGGTCGCGCTTCGCGCGAAGGAGTTCGAGCTGCTCGAAGCGTTCTGCCGGCAGCCCGGCATGGTCCTGACGCGGGACCGCCTGCTCGAAGACGTCTGGGGCTTCGCGTATCCGGGAGAGACACGCACCGTCGACGTGCACGTGAAGCAGCTGCGAGACAAGCTCGCCGGCGCCGATGCGAAGATCGAGACGGTCTGGGGCGTGGGATACAAGATGGTCGGGCCCAGCACCTGA
- a CDS encoding PIG-L deacetylase family protein — translation MPPKLATILAHPDDETFGTGGTLIRYARDGVEVHSLCLTEGEKGWAGVDDKIVPRELVGPTRARELAEAGRRMGLASVTCLRYPDGGLADVNEEWVVRDIVRWLRLVRPEVAIIWGPDGGYGHPDHIAAGERALKAIELAGVQRHEPELGAHWHAKRCYRFVASAELIDRLSSLMPAFAQYMETLAVKPQRWTRERLGAVIEIGDVLDAKVHAMDAHQTQAPDLRMWATARAQLPEIFNEETFIREYPEPGGPPMETDLFAGLRAHEQEEPARPT, via the coding sequence ATGCCTCCAAAGCTCGCGACGATCCTCGCGCATCCCGATGACGAGACGTTCGGAACGGGTGGCACGCTCATCCGGTACGCGCGGGACGGAGTCGAGGTCCACAGCCTGTGCCTTACGGAGGGCGAGAAGGGCTGGGCCGGTGTCGACGACAAGATCGTTCCGCGCGAGCTCGTGGGACCGACGCGCGCGCGAGAGCTCGCGGAGGCGGGACGCCGGATGGGCCTGGCGAGTGTCACGTGCCTCAGGTACCCCGACGGCGGCCTCGCCGATGTCAACGAGGAATGGGTCGTCCGCGACATCGTCCGCTGGCTGCGCCTCGTGCGGCCGGAGGTGGCGATCATCTGGGGACCGGATGGCGGATACGGCCATCCCGATCACATCGCGGCGGGCGAGCGCGCGCTCAAGGCGATCGAGCTCGCTGGAGTGCAGCGTCACGAGCCCGAGCTCGGCGCGCACTGGCATGCGAAGCGGTGCTACCGGTTCGTCGCCTCGGCCGAGCTCATCGATCGACTCTCGTCGCTCATGCCGGCGTTCGCGCAGTACATGGAGACGCTCGCCGTGAAGCCTCAGCGCTGGACACGGGAGCGGCTCGGAGCCGTCATCGAGATCGGTGATGTGCTCGACGCGAAGGTGCACGCGATGGATGCGCACCAGACGCAGGCGCCCGATCTCCGCATGTGGGCGACGGCGCGCGCGCAGCTGCCGGAGATCTTCAACGAGGAGACGTTCATCCGCGAATACCCCGAGCCCGGCGGCCCGCCGATGGAGACCGATCTGTTCGCGGGCCTCCGCGCTCACGAGCAGGAAGAACCCGCGCGCCCCACCTGA
- a CDS encoding nuclease-related domain-containing protein, translated as MGGIRSAFTALADRPRARLAERAASYLSERLSTDFVVMARYAPRDVSSDVVPLVVLGPHGVLVVEPRDEDGALVCYQDHWYRRTGPGVSHPLSDSPSKRARANAARVKSDLASGGFIYTAVDGVVVLTRGQPDDVGSSCVPVIAGMDALVRHLESHPQRDSSVEHTRELVGALSSPIKLATV; from the coding sequence ATGGGGGGAATCCGCTCGGCGTTCACGGCGCTCGCCGACCGTCCGCGCGCCCGCCTCGCGGAGCGTGCCGCGTCGTACCTGAGCGAGCGACTGTCCACCGATTTCGTCGTCATGGCGCGCTACGCCCCGCGCGATGTCAGCTCCGACGTCGTTCCGCTCGTCGTGCTCGGACCGCACGGCGTGCTCGTCGTCGAGCCGCGGGACGAAGATGGCGCGCTCGTCTGCTATCAGGATCACTGGTACCGGCGGACGGGTCCCGGTGTCTCGCATCCTCTTTCCGACTCACCGTCGAAGCGGGCACGCGCGAACGCGGCACGAGTGAAGAGCGACCTCGCGAGCGGCGGCTTCATCTACACAGCCGTCGATGGCGTGGTCGTGTTGACCCGGGGGCAACCCGACGACGTCGGCAGCTCGTGCGTACCGGTGATCGCTGGGATGGACGCGCTGGTCCGCCATCTCGAATCGCACCCCCAGCGCGACAGCTCCGTCGAGCACACCCGCGAGCTGGTCGGCGCACTGTCCAGCCCGATCAAGCTGGCAACGGTGTAG